One genomic window of Deltaproteobacteria bacterium includes the following:
- a CDS encoding cyclase family protein — protein sequence MRHFRMNSWLLLLTVFLFCAPQAQADSNGKMTLEQAWQVIKEKKFVDLTHEFAPGIPKWKGFPDEEITTLYGYEPLEGKMGSGFLAQYYCHVGQWGTHVDPPAHFIKGGRTVDQIALKEMIMPLVVLDAHSLVENNPDYTLTMEDILDWEKRHGPIPAGAFVSMRTDWSKRWPDPAAMANRDAAGTAHYPGWSRETLTFLYETRHIMASGHETTDTDPGIATSRDDYSLEAYILGQDHYQIELLTGLDQVPEAGALVVVSFPKPKDGSGFPARVFAILP from the coding sequence ATGCGGCATTTTAGGATGAACTCGTGGCTGTTATTGCTGACGGTCTTTTTGTTTTGCGCTCCACAGGCGCAAGCCGACAGCAATGGCAAAATGACGCTGGAGCAGGCGTGGCAGGTTATCAAGGAAAAGAAATTCGTGGACCTAACCCACGAGTTTGCGCCCGGCATCCCAAAATGGAAGGGCTTCCCGGATGAAGAGATAACAACACTTTACGGCTATGAGCCTTTGGAGGGCAAAATGGGAAGCGGCTTTTTGGCCCAGTATTATTGCCACGTGGGCCAATGGGGCACCCATGTTGATCCTCCGGCCCATTTTATCAAGGGTGGCCGGACAGTCGACCAGATAGCTCTCAAGGAGATGATAATGCCGCTGGTGGTGCTGGACGCGCATTCCCTGGTTGAAAATAATCCGGATTACACTCTTACTATGGAAGACATCCTGGACTGGGAAAAGAGGCACGGCCCCATTCCGGCAGGAGCGTTCGTGTCCATGCGTACGGACTGGTCCAAGAGATGGCCTGACCCAGCGGCAATGGCAAATCGGGACGCCGCCGGAACGGCCCATTATCCTGGATGGAGCAGGGAAACCCTTACGTTTCTATATGAAACTCGGCATATTATGGCATCGGGACACGAAACCACGGATACGGACCCCGGGATAGCAACTTCCAGAGACGACTACTCCCTTGAAGCATATATCCTGGGACAGGACCATTATCAGATAGAGTTGTTAACCGGCCTGGATCAGGTCCCTGAAGCCGGAGCCCTCGTGGTGGTGTCTTTCCCGAAACCCAAGGATGGTTCAGGCTTTCCCGCGAGGGTTTTCGCAATACTGCCATGA